Proteins encoded within one genomic window of Oncorhynchus masou masou isolate Uvic2021 chromosome 1, UVic_Omas_1.1, whole genome shotgun sequence:
- the wdr31 gene encoding WD repeat-containing protein 31 — protein sequence MGKLQSKFRRSRSELYRATKGDGEDAAVSQVIQYEPAHRDAVNCVTNLTSDLCVSGGGDMAVVVYDWRGGKLCQSFQGHNREVTKVECFPGSTWIFSASRDKSVMMWDLNQGDEPIQEFCGHELVVNGLAVSPDGSRLCTGSRDNSMCLWDIESGERVHKNTVSRNLVTHVCWVPESSSIVQTSEDKTIRVWDSRTWQVTNTFPAKQYIQTHCDISANGNHLLSSSNGFGGQGCEATLWDLRQPGCKVVEYRGHRETTACCVFLPSSPGGPALVASSSHDCSVKIWDQNTAACLTTLTLDGSGPLVSLAPSDSSSLLCASFNTGLHILHHHKDGLDLKEVARF from the exons ATGGGGAAACTTCAGAGCAAGTTCCGAAGGTCGCGCTCTGAACTGTACAG GGCGACCAAAGGCGATGGCGAGGATGCTGCTGTTAGTCAGGTGATACAGTATGAACCCGCCCACCGTGATGCCGTCAACTGTGTCACCAACCTGACCTCAGACCTCTGTGTGTCTGGAGGAGGTGACATG GCAGTGGTTGTGTATGACTGGAGAGGAGGGAAGTTATGCCAGTCATTCCAAGGTCACAATAGAGAGGTTACCAAG gtGGAGTGTTTTCCTGGAAGCACTTGGATCTTTAGTGCGTCTCGAGACAAGAGTGTTATGATGTGGGATCTCAACCAGGGGGACGAGCCCATCCAGGAGTTCTGTGGCCATGAGCTGGTGGTCAACGGGCTGGCCGTCAGTCCAG ATGGGTCGAGGCTGTGCACTGGTTCCCGTGACAACTCCATGTGCCTCTGGGACATTGAGTCTGGCGAGCGTGTGCATAAGAACACAGTCTCCAGAAACCTG GTTACTCATGTGTGCTGGGTACCTGAGAGCAGCTCCATTGTTCAGACATCCGAGGATAAAACCATCAG GGTGTGGGACAGTCGTACCTGGCAGGTCACTAACACGTTCCCAGCCAAGCAATACATCCAGACACACTGTGACATCAGCGCCAACGGTAACCACCTCCTGTCCAGCAGCAATGGCTTCGGAGGCCAAGGCTGTGAGGCTACG cttTGGGACCTCAGGCAGCCTGGCTGTAAGGTGGTGGAGTACCGGGGTCATCGCGAGACCACCGCTTGCTGTGTGTTCTTGCCCTCCAGCCCCGGGGGCCCTGCGCTCGTAGCGTCCTCCTCTCATGACTGCTCAGTCAAAATCTGGGATCAAAACACTGCAG cCTGTCTGACCACTCTGACCCTGGATGGATCAGGTCCTTTGGTGTCTTTGGCCCCAAGTGACTCCAGCAGTCTGCTGTGTGCCAGCTTTAACACAGGGCTCCACATACTCCACCATCACAAGGATGGGCTGGACCTAAAGGAGGTGGCGCGCTTCTGA